The Pseudodesulfovibrio cashew genomic sequence ATGATGACCCGCCAGGTGTCCGGCGAGATAACCGACCTGCTTGCCAACTCCTCGCTCTCGGCCAAGGGGGATCAGACCCGCATGATGCAGCGCGATGACGACCGTTTCTTCGAGGTCGCGCCGTGGACCGTTGAGGGGTTCTCTCCCGTGACCGCCGAACTTTCCCCGGACGAGCGGGGGAACATTCCCTTCGGGCCCCGTACGAGCTTGTCGGACATGGGCCGGGTGGTCTTTTCCGAGGGCGTCCGGGTGGCCGGTCCCGAGTGGTGGATCGTGCAGGAAGTGGACGGCATGGACGCCATGGCCCCGATCCTCGCCTTCAACAACACCGTCTACCTGCTGGCCGGGTTGGGTATCGTCACGGCCCTGCTGGCCGCCGGTCTCGCCTGGTGGGTGCTTACCGGCGTTCAGTCCCGCCGGGTGGCCGAGGAGTTTCGCAGTCTGGCCAATCAGATCGATGATCAGAAGCGGTTCATCGATTCCATCAACGCCAACGTGGACGAATTCATCACGCTCAAGGACACGGAGGGCAAGTTTACCTATGTGAACGACGCCTTTGCCGAGGCCGTGGGCCGTGACAAGGAGGAATTGATCGGCATGGATGTCGAGGCCGTTTTCGGGTTCGATACGGCCAAACGCCTGACGGCCCAGGACGACATCGTGTACCGCGAGGGGCGCAAGGTGACCATCAACGAGGCCGTCTATCTGCGTTCCAGCAAAAGGCAGTTTCAGATATCCAAGTCGCAGTATTGTGATCAGAGCAACACCTGTATCGGGATAGTGGAAGTCTATCGTGACATGACCGAGTTCGTGGCCGCCCAGGAGCGGAACAAGCGCCTGGCCCAACGCGCCGTGGAAGCCCTGGCCTCCACCATCGAGGCCGCCGACCCCTATCTGGGCGGGCATACCAAGCTGCTGGCGGGGCTCTCCTCGGAGGTAGCCCGACTGATGCGGCTGCCTGACGCCGAGGTGGTCGAGATCGAAACCGCAGCCAACCTCTCCCAGATCGGCAAGATGTTCGTGCCCAACGAAATCCTGACCAAGCCGGGCAAGCTTGACGCCGAGGAGATGAAGGTCATGGAGGGGCACGTGGAGCACGCCCACCGCATTCTCAAGGATATCGACATCGATGAGGGCGTGCTCACGGCCATCTATCAGATGAGCGAGCATATGGACGGATCAGGCTATCCCCGCCATCTGTCCGGCGAGGAGATCATCCCGCCGGCCCGCATCCTTTGCGCGCTCAACGCGTTCTGCGCCATGATCCGCCCCCGCTCCTACCGCGGGGCAAAGAGCGCTGAAGAAGCTCTGGACATCCTGTCTTCGGAGAACGCCAAGTTCGATCCCGCCGTGGTGGCGGCCCTGGCCGAAGTGCTCAGGACCCCCTCTGCCGAGCGGCTCCTGGCGGGCAAGGCGTAACCGAACCAATCCATCTGGCAAAGGAAAGGCCCCGGAGCGTGTTCTCCGGGGCCTTTTTCTATTTCTGTAGGGTCGTCCTATCATTCCTTGGAGGACTTGAAGCCGATTACCTTCCGCAGATACGAGCCTATGTTGCCCGCCGCACCTTGCACGGCGGTGTACAGGGCAGGCACCACGAGGACGCCGAGCACCGTGGCCGCGATCATGCCGCCGAAGACCGAGGTTCCCAGAGCATGGCGGCTGGCCGAGCCCGCTCCCGAAGCGGTCACCAGCGGGATGACGCCGAGGATGAAGGCGAAGGAGGTCATCAGGATGGGCCTGAAGCGGAGGTGCGCGGCCTCCATGGCCGCGTCCGTCAGGGACATCCCTTCCTTGTCATGCTTTTCCTTGGCGAACTCCACGATCAGGATGGCGTTCTTGGCCGCCAGGCCGATGAGCATGACCAGCCCGATCTGAGCGTAGACGTTGTTCTCAAGCCCGCGCATCCACTGGGAGGCCATGGCTCCGAAGATGCCCAGGGGCACGCAGAGGATGACCGCGAACGGCGTGGCCCAGGATTCGTACTGGGCCGCCAGGACCAGGAAGACCATGACGATGGCCAGGGCAAAGATGAGCCCGGTCTGGCCACCCGCGTTCTTCTCCTGGTAGGCGATGCCGGTCCAGTCGTAGCCGTAGCCCTCGGGCAGGTTGCCTGCGGCGGCCTTTTCCAGGGCGGCCATGGCCTGGCCCGAGCTGATGTCCGGGGCCGGGTTGGCCGTTATCTCTACGGTGGGGAAGATGTTGTAACGCTGGACGTACTCCGGCCCGGTGATACGGGACGCTTCGCTCAGGGTGGAGAGCGGAACCATCTGGCCCTCCTGGGAGCGCATGTAGAACTGGTTCAGGGAACTGAGGTTGGTCCTGAATTTGGATTCGGCCTGGGCCATGACGCGGTAGGTGCGCCCGTACTTGTTGAAGTCGTTGATGTAGTAACCGCCCAGGTAGGTCTGCATGGTCTGGAAGACCTCGTTGACCGGCACGCCTAGTTTCTTGACCTTGTCGCGGTCGATCTCCACGTAGTACTGCGGCACGTTGGCCGAGAACGTGGTGAAGGTGGAGGCGATCTCCGGGAGCTTGTTGGCCTCGCCCATGAAGCTGCGGGATACGGCGTACAGCTCATCGATGGAGCCGCCGGTGCGGTCCTGCAATTCGAACTGGAGGCCGCCAGTGGAACTCAGGCCCCGGATGGGTGGCGGGCCGAAGGCCATGACGATGCCGTCCTGGATGCCGTTGAAGGCCTTTTGCGCCCGTCCCATGATGGCCGACAGGCTCAGGTCCGGTGTGGTCCGTTCGGACCAGTCGTCCAGGATGACGAAGAGGGCGGCGTTGTACGAGGAGTAAGCCCCGGTCATCAGGCTGAATCCGCCCAGGGTGACGTAGCTGCGGATGCCGGGGGCGTCCTTGAGGTAGTCCTCGATCTGCTGGACCGCCTTTTCGGTGCGTTCCAGGGAGGCCGCTTCCGGCAGCATGGCGTTGACGATGAAGTAGCCCTGGTCCTCGTCCGGGACGAAGCCCGAAGGCAGGATCTTGAACAGCCCGCCCGCGCCCGCAAGGAAGACGCAGACCACCAGGATGCCCAGGACGGAGCGCCTGACCATCATGGAGACGCCCTTGTTGTAGCGTTTGGTCACGGCGTCGAAGACCAGGTTGAACTTGTCGAAGAACCAGCCCAGGGGACCGCGGATCGGCTTGTAGGGCCGCAGCAGCAGCGCGGACAAAGCCGGGGACAGGGTCAGTGCGTTGATGGACGAGATGACCACCGAGACCGAGAGGGTCAGGGCGAACTGCTTGTAGAGCTGGCCCGTGATGCCGCCCATGAAGGCGACCGGGATGAACACGGCCACCAGCACCAGGGTGGAGGCGATGACCGGGCCGGTGACCTCGTTCATGGCCTTGCGGGTGGCTTCCTTGGACGAGAGCCCCTCCTCGTCGATGATGCGCTGGGTGGCCTCGACCACGACGATGGCGTCATCGACCACGATGCCGATGGCCAGCACCAGCCCGAACAGGGTCAGGGTGTTGATGGAAAAGTCGAGCAGCGGGAACAGGGCGAAGGTTCCCACCAGTGAAACCGGCACGCAGACCATGGGGATGATGGTCGTACGCCAGTTCTGGAGGAAGACGAAAACCACGATGAAGACCAGGATGAGCGCCTCGACAAGGGTGTCCGTGACCTCGTCGATGGACGAGTTGACGAAGAGGGTGGTGTCGTAGGGAATCTGGTATTTGACGCCTTCCGGGAAGAACGCCGACAGCTCGTCCATGGTCTTGCGCACGTCGTGGGCCACGTTCAGGGCGTTGGCGCCGGGCAGCTGGTAGATGAGCAGGGACGCGGTGTCCTGTCCCTCCAGGCGGGCGAATGTGTAGTAGTTGCGCGAGCCCAGCTCCACGCGGGCCACGTCCCGGATGCGCACGTTTGAGCCGTCCTCGTTGGCCTTGAGGATGATGCCGCCGAACTCTTCGGGATCGGCCAGGCGGCCCTTGACGCGCAGGGACATCTGGAACTGCTGCCCCTCGGGCGTCGGCGGCATGCCGAGCTGACCGGCCGGGGCCTGGACGTTCTGCTCCTGCACGGCGCTGATGACGTCGCTGACGGTCAGCCGGTAGGTGGCGAGCTTGGCCGGGTCCAGCCAGAGGCGCATGCCGTAGTCCTTGTCGCCGAACAGGGAGACGTCGCCCACGCCCTGGATTCGCCGAAGCGCGTCGTACAGGTTGATTTTGGCGTAGTTGTTCAGGAACAGGGAATCGTACTGGGGCTGGTCCGATGTCAGGTTGATGATCAGGACGATGTCGGGCGACTGCTTCTTCACCGAGATGCCCGAGGCTCGGACTTCCTGCGGCAATTGCGAGGTGGCCAGGTTGACGCGGTTTTGCACGTCGACAGTGGCCAGCTCCAGATCGCGGCCCAGCTCGAAGGTGACGGTCAGGGCCATGGAGCCGTCGTTGGAGGAGATGGAGGACATGTAGAGCATGTCCTGCGCGCCGTTGACCTGTTCCTCGATGGGCGTGGCCACGGACTGCATGACGGTCTCGGCGTCAGCGCCGGTGTAGGTGGCCCGGACAGACACCGAAGGCGGCGAAATTTCCGGGTACTGCGCAATGGGCAGGGAGATGGCGGCCAGTGTGCCTACCAACAGGATGATGATGGCCATCACCGAGGCGAAGACCGGACGGTCGATGAAAAAGCGGACCATGGGCTAGCCTTCCTTGTTTCCGGCGTCGGTGGCGTTCTGGCCTTCCACGGGCACGGCCTCTCCCGCCGGTTTCGTCATGGGCACGACGATGGGTTTGACCTCCATGCCGGGCCGGATGCGCCGGATGTCGCCGGCAACGACCATGTCGCCGGCCTTGATGCCCTTCCTGACAATGACCAGGTCGCCCTGCTCCAGTCCGAGCTCCACCGGCTGATTGACCAGCTTGCTGTCCTCGCCCACCTTGTAGATGGATTTCATGCCCTGCACGTCGATGATGCCGCGTACGGGAACGACCACGGCGTCGCGGACACGCTCGATGAGCACCTGGACCTTGGCGTACTGGCCGGGCCTGAGCATGCCTTCGGGGTTGGGAAAGGATACCCGGATGCCGAGGGTTCCGGTCTGCGGGTCAACGGCCCGGTCCACCATGCTGAAAGTGCCGTTGTGGGGGTATTCGCTGCCGTCCGCCAGAATCATTTTGATCTTCGTGTTGCGGGTTTCTTTGCTGTTCCTGTCACGGCTGGCGCGGACATAGTCCGTCTCGCTGATGGAGAAGCTGACGTAGACCGGGTCCACGGTGGAGACCGTGGCCAGCAGGGTGGATTCGTTTTGGCCGACCAGGTTGCCCACGTCCACCTGCATGCGGCCGATGACGCCGTCTATGGGCGAGTACACCTTGGTGTAGCCGAGCTGGATGCGGGCGTTCTCCACCTGCGAGCGGTTCTCGTTGACCTTGGCCTGGTAGGTGGTGAAATCAGTCAGATACCCTTCATATTCGTTCTGGCTGACCACGCCTTCGTCGAGCAGTTTCTTGTAGCGCGCCTGGTCCTTCTTGGCCTTATCCAGCAGGGCCTGGTTGTATTGGAGGGCGGACTGGGCCTGCTTCAAATCCTCTTGGAAGGTCTTGGGGTCGATGACGAAGAGGAGGTCGCCCTTCTTGACGTGGCTGCCTTCCCTGAATTCCTTTTCCAGCAGGAAACCGGCGACTCTGGCCCGGACATCAACAGTGTCCACGGCGCTGATCTGGCCTATGTACTCACCCCAGTTGGGCATGTCCCTGGTTTCGGCTTTGACGACCTTCAACGGCATGGGACCGTTTTGCGCGGCCTGCTCGGTTTTTTCATCCCCTCCGCAGCCTGTCAGGAAAAGGGCGGTGAAGACAAAAAGTGTCAAATACGGAACATAGCGGAATTTTGGAGATTTCGTCATGTAAGCAACCTTGTGCTGGTTTGTGGAGTATGCTTGATCACACAAGCGAACGAAAGGATAATAATCAGAAAACGCCGGGAGATACCAGTATTTTATACATCCGTTTTATAGGGGGCCGTCCATTCAGCCGTTGACTCCGCATCTCCCACGCCGTACTTACATTGCCTACGAGTAACGCATTTGCTGAAACGGAGGCGAGGATGGCTGACCAGAAGTGCAAAGAGAATCCCATGAAAGGGATTCCGCTGAGTATCAATTTCACCACCTTCATTTATTCCCTGTCTTCCTCGGCCATGGTCGCCCTGGGCGAGGCCGAGGATCCGAGCACGGGAAGAGTGGAGTTCCAGCCCCAGATGGCCAAGCACACCATCGACGTGCTCGGCATGCTCAAGGAAAAATTCGAGAAGGGGCTGGAAGAGGACGAGCGCAAGTTGCTGTGCGACATCGTCTACAATCTCAGAATGGCCTACGTGAACAAGAATAAATAGGCGTTGCGCTCCGGAACGGCGCTCGAGCCGCAAGGCCTGGCCCTTTCCCGCATTTTCGGCTTTTCGGCGACAACGCGACGAAGGAAAAAGATATGTCCCAAATAATCAAGGCGGGCCTGGTCGGCGTGACCGGCTACACCGGCATGGAACTGGCGCGGCTCATGATCCATCACTCCTCCATGGAGCTGGTGCGGGCTACCTCTCGTTCCGAGGCGGGTAAGACCCTGGCCGACATTTATCCCTTTCTGGAGCGGCTGCCCCTGGGCGAGCTGGTCATCACCCAGCCCGATCCGGCGGACCTGGCCGCCGAGTGCGACGTGGTCTTCCTGGCCGTGCCGCACAAGACCGCCATGGAGATCGCGGCCTCGCTGCTGGAAGAGGGCGTGAAGGTCGTGGATCTGTCCGCCGACTTCCGCATCAACGACAAGGCCACCTACGAGGCTTGGTACGCCACCGAGCACA encodes the following:
- a CDS encoding HD domain-containing phosphohydrolase — encoded protein: MTKRNDTVGVPRGIGGSNQKVKITVVLVFVLLFSAGVLFLANKAVKEKERVTLDHQEKRLGLLADSRARMVEAWLKNLSHQGDRLIKSDLFRLYAAEVDSVEGDLAGIFGAAATDGGDGDLPGVDLAAQLPMMQNMLREFSDYSGFVKARILNRKGQAYIATDGYLPPLNDGQLKQARAAVEQGSPRFSPLRRTPKGIEMDVYVPVYSPEAQAGDDKPVGALMMTRQVSGEITDLLANSSLSAKGDQTRMMQRDDDRFFEVAPWTVEGFSPVTAELSPDERGNIPFGPRTSLSDMGRVVFSEGVRVAGPEWWIVQEVDGMDAMAPILAFNNTVYLLAGLGIVTALLAAGLAWWVLTGVQSRRVAEEFRSLANQIDDQKRFIDSINANVDEFITLKDTEGKFTYVNDAFAEAVGRDKEELIGMDVEAVFGFDTAKRLTAQDDIVYREGRKVTINEAVYLRSSKRQFQISKSQYCDQSNTCIGIVEVYRDMTEFVAAQERNKRLAQRAVEALASTIEAADPYLGGHTKLLAGLSSEVARLMRLPDAEVVEIETAANLSQIGKMFVPNEILTKPGKLDAEEMKVMEGHVEHAHRILKDIDIDEGVLTAIYQMSEHMDGSGYPRHLSGEEIIPPARILCALNAFCAMIRPRSYRGAKSAEEALDILSSENAKFDPAVVAALAEVLRTPSAERLLAGKA
- a CDS encoding efflux RND transporter permease subunit, whose protein sequence is MVRFFIDRPVFASVMAIIILLVGTLAAISLPIAQYPEISPPSVSVRATYTGADAETVMQSVATPIEEQVNGAQDMLYMSSISSNDGSMALTVTFELGRDLELATVDVQNRVNLATSQLPQEVRASGISVKKQSPDIVLIINLTSDQPQYDSLFLNNYAKINLYDALRRIQGVGDVSLFGDKDYGMRLWLDPAKLATYRLTVSDVISAVQEQNVQAPAGQLGMPPTPEGQQFQMSLRVKGRLADPEEFGGIILKANEDGSNVRIRDVARVELGSRNYYTFARLEGQDTASLLIYQLPGANALNVAHDVRKTMDELSAFFPEGVKYQIPYDTTLFVNSSIDEVTDTLVEALILVFIVVFVFLQNWRTTIIPMVCVPVSLVGTFALFPLLDFSINTLTLFGLVLAIGIVVDDAIVVVEATQRIIDEEGLSSKEATRKAMNEVTGPVIASTLVLVAVFIPVAFMGGITGQLYKQFALTLSVSVVISSINALTLSPALSALLLRPYKPIRGPLGWFFDKFNLVFDAVTKRYNKGVSMMVRRSVLGILVVCVFLAGAGGLFKILPSGFVPDEDQGYFIVNAMLPEAASLERTEKAVQQIEDYLKDAPGIRSYVTLGGFSLMTGAYSSYNAALFVILDDWSERTTPDLSLSAIMGRAQKAFNGIQDGIVMAFGPPPIRGLSSTGGLQFELQDRTGGSIDELYAVSRSFMGEANKLPEIASTFTTFSANVPQYYVEIDRDKVKKLGVPVNEVFQTMQTYLGGYYINDFNKYGRTYRVMAQAESKFRTNLSSLNQFYMRSQEGQMVPLSTLSEASRITGPEYVQRYNIFPTVEITANPAPDISSGQAMAALEKAAAGNLPEGYGYDWTGIAYQEKNAGGQTGLIFALAIVMVFLVLAAQYESWATPFAVILCVPLGIFGAMASQWMRGLENNVYAQIGLVMLIGLAAKNAILIVEFAKEKHDKEGMSLTDAAMEAAHLRFRPILMTSFAFILGVIPLVTASGAGSASRHALGTSVFGGMIAATVLGVLVVPALYTAVQGAAGNIGSYLRKVIGFKSSKE
- a CDS encoding efflux RND transporter periplasmic adaptor subunit, which encodes MTKSPKFRYVPYLTLFVFTALFLTGCGGDEKTEQAAQNGPMPLKVVKAETRDMPNWGEYIGQISAVDTVDVRARVAGFLLEKEFREGSHVKKGDLLFVIDPKTFQEDLKQAQSALQYNQALLDKAKKDQARYKKLLDEGVVSQNEYEGYLTDFTTYQAKVNENRSQVENARIQLGYTKVYSPIDGVIGRMQVDVGNLVGQNESTLLATVSTVDPVYVSFSISETDYVRASRDRNSKETRNTKIKMILADGSEYPHNGTFSMVDRAVDPQTGTLGIRVSFPNPEGMLRPGQYAKVQVLIERVRDAVVVPVRGIIDVQGMKSIYKVGEDSKLVNQPVELGLEQGDLVIVRKGIKAGDMVVAGDIRRIRPGMEVKPIVVPMTKPAGEAVPVEGQNATDAGNKEG
- a CDS encoding DUF1844 domain-containing protein, whose product is MADQKCKENPMKGIPLSINFTTFIYSLSSSAMVALGEAEDPSTGRVEFQPQMAKHTIDVLGMLKEKFEKGLEEDERKLLCDIVYNLRMAYVNKNK